GCCGCCTCCAGATAAGCCTCCCGGTTGGCCGGAGTGTAGTAAGGAACATTCCTGGCGATGTACATCATCGTGTGGTGAGGATAGTCAAAAGGGGAGGGCTGGCGCTCCATATATTCTCCCCGGTAGCCAAGCGACTGTGTCAGGTATGCATACTGCTCCTCCAGCGTCTCCCCGGTCTGGCAAAGGGTGGCGGAGGTGAGAATGACCGGGGTTTTGCCATTGAACAGACTGTGCTTCAGAAATTGGCTGATCCCCTTCGGGCAGATGCTGAGAGTTGCTTCTCCCCGCGGGCTGCCGGCCCAGAGCAGATAGCGCTTCTCTGTACCGGCAAGCACCTGGAACAGGTGGAGCATTCCGCCCACGGCTTCATACGCATTGTCGATCTCCCGCTCGTGCCGGGACACCAGAACGGAGAGGCTGAGACGGAATTCCTGCAAAATCTGAATGCCCCGCAGCAGCGGCAACCCGGTAATCTCTGATACTTTAATCCGGTCATTGTCCTGCTTGGCTGTGAGCCGCAGGTCTGCCTCGACCTGTCTGAAGATGCCGCGCAGGCAGCGGGTGACCAGCTGCAGCGAGGACATCAGGCTCCGGTCGGCGGAACGCCTGACCAGAATCTGCACCGCGTCCTCCAGCGCCCGGCAGGTTCCGCGTAAGGTGAATTCCAGCGTCTGGGCATCCCGGACCTTAGCTTCCAGATTATGCGCTTCATCGATCACGATCAGTGCAGGCCGGTCTGTGATCAGACCCTTGGTCCCTTCCTTCTTCTTGATCAGGTCGCGGATCAGCAGGTCCTGGTTGACGATAATGAAGTCCATCTCAGAGGTTCCGGCGTTAATCTTCGCTCTCATCTCATAGAAGGAGCAAGTGCTCCGGTAATGGCAATACTCGAACCGGCAATCATTCACACACACGTTCGACCAGAGGGCGTCACTGACTCCACTCTTCAGATCGGCCCGCTCGTTGATCTCTCCATGCATAATCCGCTCTGCCAGTGACAGGAGGGGGGAGCCGGAGGAGGCTTCAGCCCCTGACAGCTCCGCTGCCCGCAGCCGGCAGGCATATTGGCCCATACCTTTACCGACAACGGAGCGGACCATGGAGAAGCCCAGCCGGCTGCCGATGAACCGCAGGTCTCTATGGATCTGCTCGGAGAGCTGGATAGAGGAGGTGGCGATAATGACCGGCTGCCGCGAGATCTGATTGATCAGCAGGCCGGGAATGAGATAGGCGAAGGATTTGCCGATGCCGACACCGGCTTCAATCATCGCATTGCGGCCATGGATATAAGCGTCGGCGATATCCAGAGACATATCCTGCTGGCCGGTCCGCCCGGTGAGGCCGAGTCTGGGGAAGCGGTCATACAGGCGGAAGATGGCATTGATTAGAGCAGGCTCGATGTCTTTGACCGGCTCCTTCTTCTGTGAGTTGTAGAAATCTTGTAACCAGCTGATGCCGACCGCCCCTTTTCTATACAATGATTGTCTTGTCCTGCATGAATTCCCATGAGGCTGTTATTATTCCAGATCGAAGGCTGATAGTCAAGGACTTCATTCGAACCGGTAGGGTAAATATACTATAATAATCACAAGATTCTGATTTGCATATCCACCCCGAAGGGAGAGGTACAATGAGCGAGCGTCTGCCTTGTCAGACTCCGGGCTGTACGGGAACGATACTTCCCGCAACTGCACTGAAAACCGGAGGCATCTGTATGCCCTGCTACCAGCAGAAGAAAGCGCTGGAGCACCAGGCTTACATTGAACAGAACCGGAAAGAGGTTAACCGGTACGCCGGGATCAATGATCCGGTGGAGATTCTGAAGATTATGCACAGTCCGCGCAGACATGACCCGCTGATTCAGGAAGTGCCTTACCCCCGAACTGCACAGGAGATCTATCATGGGCTGACGAAGGAAGAACGTGACCGGATGGAGAGCTACGCAGTAGATTTATTAGAAGAAGAGGATACCGATCAGGCCGAAATGATTCTGTTATCGCTCGCTTGCTTCACCCGTGGAGAGATTAAGCTCGGGCTGGAAGCGTTCATGCGTGAAGAGATCTATCATCCTTCCATTCTGTATAAAGATGCAGGAGTGGAAATCAGGTCACAGCTGATAGAAAAAGTTGAATCCGATCCCGCCAACCGCAATCACCTGCTGCTGGCGCTCGCCTGGATTGGTGATGAAGCGGTGGTCAGACAGTTCGCGGTCTGGCGGGAGTCCCCGCCGGAGTGGGCGTCCGCGTTGTATCAGCCGCCTGAGGCCTATGCCCGCTTTGCGGGCTGGGAGCTGGATGAAGAGGGAGGGCAAAGGTGGCTGTTCCACCGCGAATGTTATCCGTTCAAAATAAGCGCGGAAGATAGCACGGAAGCACCTGCTACTCCGGCAGCGGTCACCGTGCTCCAGGCAGGAATGCAGTCCTGTCCATGGTGCGGGGGCGGTTTGACTGAATTATTCGATTTCGACTTGCAGCATCCGCAGCTTGAATTCATGAAGCTTCCCGGCAAACGCCTGCGCATTGCCGCCTGTATGCATTGTAACTGTTACGGAACCGTATATATGAAGGCCGATCTGGAGGGCAGGTATTCCTGGAGCGAATATAATGTGGTCCCGGAGTACCTGCCTGAACATGGGGGAGGAACGTATGAAGCGGACTGGAGGGAGATGCGGCTGTCGGAACAGCCTGCCGGTACCTATGAGAGTGCCGAATGGACACTGGAGGCGCCCGCTTCACAGATCGGAGGACACCCGGCCTGGATTCAGGATGCGGACTATCCGGCTTGCCCCTGCTGCGCCCGGACGATGACCTTTGTGGCTCAGGCCGATATGGGACAAGTGGCGGATGATGAGGGGATCTATTATGCTTTTGTCTGCCGGGAATGCCTGATCACAGCGGTGAATTACCAGCAGACTTAGACGGCTTACTGCTCCCCGGCCGACAGCCTGATCTTGAATGAATTTCCATGAGGTTGTTAATTAATGCACTTCAGTACCCTTAATTTGTCACAGATAAGTTTCGCTGGAAGTGCTAACATGGATGGAAATAAACTGGCTGCGGGAGCTGAAATATGAGTGATTTCTCAGTTCATCACATGATGCATTACTCGCTGTATTCTTATGCCGAGTATAGTCCGGACCCGATGTATATTCTAAGCACGGACAAAAAGGTATGTTATGCTAATTCTAACTTTGTGGAGCTGTATGGGTGGACCACGGAAGAATTGAATCTGTATGATTTCCCTCATGTTCCCAGTGAGCTCAGGGATGAGCTTGCCCGGATGTACCTCTTCATTGATCAGGGACAGCGCCTGTTTGCCCTGGATACCTTCAGGAATAAACGGAATGGTGAGCTGATCAGTGTCAAAATTACGATATCCCCAGTGAAAGATCTGGAGGGGCGTATAACGGCTTACGTGTGTGTGCTGAGAGATGTAACGGACATCAAGTTCTCTGAGCTGAAATATTATAAATTATTTAATGAAGCCAATGATTCCATGTATATCTATGAGCAGGATGATCAGGGTAAACCGCTCAAATTCCTGGATGTCAACGAAGCAGCCTGCCGGGTGCTGGGCTACACACGCCAGGAATTGTTGAATGAAACACCGCTCACTATAGCTGCTGAAGCGCTGATTTCAGAGGCAGACCATGTCTTTCGTGATATTCATTTGGGAGAGCGGGCATTTGTAGAATGGGTTCATGTTACGAAGGAAGGCAGGTCCATTCCGGTGGAGATCAGTGCGAAGCCGCTTCAGCTGAATGGCCGGAGGATGGTGCTCTCCATTGCCCGGGATCTGACTGAACGCAAGAAAACAGAAGATTTCCTCCGGTACAATGAGAGCCTGTCCATGATCGGTGAGCTGTCGGCGGGCATCGCTCATGAAATCCGCAACCCGCTCACCAGCATCCGGGGGTTTGTTCAGCTTCTGTTCTCGCAATCGAAGATGAATAAAGAGCTGTATGAGATTGTATTATCTGAGGTAGACCGGATTAATTCAATTATCAGTGAACTGCTGCTGCTGGGCAAGGAGGCTCCGTCTGCAATGAAAGAATGTGATCTGGTCCAGCTGTTAAGACAGGCAGTTATACTGCTGAATGGACAGGCGCACATGTCTGACAACGAGATTGTTATGCAGACGGATCTGCACAGTCTGCCTCTAAGATGTGCAGAGAACAAGCTGAAGCAGGTATTTATCAACGTGCTGAAGAACGCAATAGAAGCAAGCCCGTCTGGTGCAGAAATTAACGTAGCGCTGAACCGGGTGGGAGCGACCGGAGTGATTCACATCATGGATAGCGGACCGGGCATACCGGAAGAGCTGCTAAGCCAGATTGGCTCGCCGTTCTTTACCACCAAATCGGGAGGCAACGGACTGGGCGTCATGATCAGCAAAAAAATCATACATAATCATATGGGAACATTCCAGTTCAATCAAAAGCAGCCGACAGGGACTACAGTTGAAATTACGTTGCCCGTGCTTCAGGAAATGAAGCCTACAGCTCCGTAGAGGCCTCAACCCTCCGGCAGGAGCCCCGTTCGATCAATAGCGTATCCACCTTAACCTTGGTGCTGACTGCGGGCCGGACATGAAGGGAGGCGGTGAACAGATCCACGGCCCATGCGGCCATCCGTTCCTTCTCGACATGAACCGTAGTCAGCTCAGGGGTCACAATCTGCGATTCATTGATGTTATCGAATCCGATGACAGATACATCCTCTGGTATGGACAGGCCCAGCTCACCCAGCGCCTTCATGGCGCTGATGGCGATGTAATCACATTCACAGAACCAGGCGGTCGGGAAGGGCTGTCCGCTGTCCAGCAGACCCTTCAGCTTGTCCCGCAACGGTCCCTGCGAGGAGATCATCGTCGGGGGAACCGCCAGGATGTGGCTGGGCTGAATGTCCGTCTGAAATTCCGCGATAGCGGCCATGAAGCCGCGCTGCCGTTCTTCAAAGTTATGAATCCGCTCCTCGGACGCGAGATAGCCGATTCTCCGGTGTCCCTGCCGCGCCAGATAGCTCCCCGCCTGATAGGCCCCCATATAGTTGTTAATCTCCACAAAAGGCACAGGAAGCGCATCGAAGCAAGTATCCAGTACGATCAAGCCGGGCAGCTTCTCCGCGAGATCCGCGATTCTGGAGGCAGCCAGGCTGGTGCCGAGCAGAATCACACCGCTGGTCCGCTCCTCCATCAAGGTCTGAATTCCCTGCGCATAGTGCTTTTCTTCAATAGTGGAGAAAATAAGACTGTACCCGCTCATCCGGCAGCGTTCCTCAATATGATGAATCAGCTCCCGGAAAAAGGGCTGCTGGTAATACTCCTCATGCACCAGTCCGGCGTTCGTGAACACCAGAAAGCGCAGCGTCCTGGCGTTGCCTTCAGCGGCCGCCGCTCTCCCCCTGCCTGTATATCCATAGGCCTCAGCCAGATACAGAATCCGCTTGCGTGTCTCCGGCCCGACCCCCGGTTTGCCGTTCAGCGCCAGCGAGACTGCGCCCTTGGAGACCCCGGCCAGCCGGGCAAGCTCCTCCATATTCAATGCAATTCCTCCGTTTCCGTACGTTATAAGTATCTTTAGTGTAGGGGAAGAGAGCAAATTTAGCAATTCGCCTGTGTTTTGTGTTTTGTTTAGTATTGTTTAGTTTATAGACTATGGCTAATCATCCGAAAATCGTGCGAAATTAGAATATTGACGGGCATTTTCATGTGAGGTAGGATGAGCTTATCATCGATTATATTATATTAACATCAATATTTGTTTAGCTATCGTTTAGTTTGCATTTGCGGTTCATACAGAAGGGAGCAGGATGTATGGCAAATCAGGAGGATGCAAGACAGGCGGCTGCGGATCAGGAGAAGGTTCAGCTGTCATACCCGGCGCAGGCGTCCAAATGGGGAGTGTATGAAATGGTACTGCATGGGGGGCCAAGCCAGGGGAATCCATATACGGATGTGGCTCTGCAAGCGGAATTTACCTTCGGAGAAAGCTCCGTGTCAGCTCTGGGCTTTTATGACGGGGAGGGTGTGTACCGCATCCGGTTCATGCCGGATCGTGAAGGGAAGTGGTTCTTCCGTACCAGCAGCAATGAGCCTGCTCTGCATGAGCTTGAAGGGGTGTTTGAATGTACCGCTGCTGCGGAAGGGAATCACGGCCCGGTCCGGGTGAAGAATACCTTCCATTTTGCCTATGAGGACGGAACGCGCTATTTGCCTGTCGGTACTACCTGCTATGCGTGGACACATCAGGGCGAGGAGATGGAGCAGCAGACCCTGGAGACACTGCGGGCGTCCGCTTTTAACAAAATCAGAATGTGCGTGTTCCCGAAATCCTACTCTTACAACGAGAATGAGCCCGAATATTATCCCTACGAAGGCTCGGTCCAGGAAGGCTGGGATTACACCCGGTTCAATCCGGGGTTCTTCCGGCATCTGGAGGAGCGGATTGCGGACCTGGGCGGGCTGGGGATCGAGGCTGACCTGATTCTGTTCCATCCGTATGACCGCTGGGGCTTCGCGGATATGGGCAAGGAGGCGGATGACCGGTATCTCCGCTATCTGGTGGCCCGGCTGTCGGCTTACCGCCATGTCTGGTGGTCGCTCGCCAATGAATATGATTTCATGCGGAACAAATCGCTGGCAGATTGGGAGAGATATGCCCACATTGTAACGTCGTATGATCCTTACGGGCACCTGATCTCTAATCACAACGGCATTGCCTTCTATGACTTCAACCAGCCTTGGGTTACACATTGCAGCATCCAGCGGGTGGATGCCTATAAGACCTCCGAGAATACAGACGAATGGAGACAGCGCTGGAATAAGCCTGTCGTCATCGACGAGTGTGTCTATGAAGGCAATGTCGAGCACGGCTGGGGAAATATTACCGGGGAAGAGTTAGTCCGGCGCTTCTGGGAAGGGGCGGTCCGCGGCGGGTATGTCGGGCATGGCGAGACCTATCTTCACCCGGAAGACAAGCTCTGGTGGGCCAAGGGCGGACAGCTCTATGGGACGAGTCCGGAGCGGATTGCTTTTCTGCGGCGTGTGCTGGAGGAGGGACCTTCAGAGGGGCTGAACCCGTTGCCTTCGGAGTGGGATCTGCCCAGAGCCGGAGTGGAAGATGAATATTATCTCTACTATTTCGGCTTCAACCGTCCGAAGTTCCGCCAGTTCACGATGAACCCGGAGTTCCGCTATAAGGTGGAGCTGCTGGATACGTGGAATATGACGGTGGAGGTGCTTGCGGGCAGTGTTCAGGGGACCTTCCGGGTCGATTTGCCGGGGCGGATGTATATGGCGGTGAGAATCACGCGCCTGCACGGAGATCATGGCTTGGAGGCTAAATAGAATGTGGAAGATTGGGATTGTGGGGGCCGGATATTGGTCAGATAAGCATTTGCAGGCCTGGCAGCGTATCCCCGGCGTTCAGATTCAAGGCCTGTGCGACCTGGATTCGGCTAATCTGCACAGGAAGGGTGAGGTATACGGGATTCCCCGGGAGATGCTGTACGCTACTCTGGAAGAGATGCTATCTTCGGCTGACATTGATATCGTAGATATTATTACCCCGCCGGATACCCATCCTGTGCTGGTTGGACTGGCCGCCCGGGCCGGGAAGCAGATCATGTGCCAAAAGCCTTTTGCCCGCTCCATGGAGGAAGCGCGCGGGATGGTGGAGACTGCGCGTGCTGCGGGCGTCCGGCTGATGGTCACCGAGAACTGGCGCTGGCTCCAGCCGGTCCAGGCGGTCCGCAGGCTGCTGGATGAGGGTGCGGCCGGGCGGCTCCAGACGATCCGTTACATTCATACGGATTATTATTCACCGCGTTTTGCCCCGGAGAATGAGCTGCCGCAGCCGTTCTTCAGGGAGATGCCGAGGCTGCTGTTCTATGAGATGGGCGTGCACTGGTATGATACATGGCGCTTCCTGTTCGGGGAGCCAAAGCGGCTGTATGCCGAGACCCACAAGGTCAGCCCTTATATTGCCGGGGAGGACGCCG
This region of Paenibacillus sp. FSL K6-1096 genomic DNA includes:
- a CDS encoding DUF1963 domain-containing protein; the encoded protein is MSERLPCQTPGCTGTILPATALKTGGICMPCYQQKKALEHQAYIEQNRKEVNRYAGINDPVEILKIMHSPRRHDPLIQEVPYPRTAQEIYHGLTKEERDRMESYAVDLLEEEDTDQAEMILLSLACFTRGEIKLGLEAFMREEIYHPSILYKDAGVEIRSQLIEKVESDPANRNHLLLALAWIGDEAVVRQFAVWRESPPEWASALYQPPEAYARFAGWELDEEGGQRWLFHRECYPFKISAEDSTEAPATPAAVTVLQAGMQSCPWCGGGLTELFDFDLQHPQLEFMKLPGKRLRIAACMHCNCYGTVYMKADLEGRYSWSEYNVVPEYLPEHGGGTYEADWREMRLSEQPAGTYESAEWTLEAPASQIGGHPAWIQDADYPACPCCARTMTFVAQADMGQVADDEGIYYAFVCRECLITAVNYQQT
- a CDS encoding PAS domain S-box protein, with amino-acid sequence MSDFSVHHMMHYSLYSYAEYSPDPMYILSTDKKVCYANSNFVELYGWTTEELNLYDFPHVPSELRDELARMYLFIDQGQRLFALDTFRNKRNGELISVKITISPVKDLEGRITAYVCVLRDVTDIKFSELKYYKLFNEANDSMYIYEQDDQGKPLKFLDVNEAACRVLGYTRQELLNETPLTIAAEALISEADHVFRDIHLGERAFVEWVHVTKEGRSIPVEISAKPLQLNGRRMVLSIARDLTERKKTEDFLRYNESLSMIGELSAGIAHEIRNPLTSIRGFVQLLFSQSKMNKELYEIVLSEVDRINSIISELLLLGKEAPSAMKECDLVQLLRQAVILLNGQAHMSDNEIVMQTDLHSLPLRCAENKLKQVFINVLKNAIEASPSGAEINVALNRVGATGVIHIMDSGPGIPEELLSQIGSPFFTTKSGGNGLGVMISKKIIHNHMGTFQFNQKQPTGTTVEITLPVLQEMKPTAP
- a CDS encoding DUF5605 domain-containing protein; this translates as MANQEDARQAAADQEKVQLSYPAQASKWGVYEMVLHGGPSQGNPYTDVALQAEFTFGESSVSALGFYDGEGVYRIRFMPDREGKWFFRTSSNEPALHELEGVFECTAAAEGNHGPVRVKNTFHFAYEDGTRYLPVGTTCYAWTHQGEEMEQQTLETLRASAFNKIRMCVFPKSYSYNENEPEYYPYEGSVQEGWDYTRFNPGFFRHLEERIADLGGLGIEADLILFHPYDRWGFADMGKEADDRYLRYLVARLSAYRHVWWSLANEYDFMRNKSLADWERYAHIVTSYDPYGHLISNHNGIAFYDFNQPWVTHCSIQRVDAYKTSENTDEWRQRWNKPVVIDECVYEGNVEHGWGNITGEELVRRFWEGAVRGGYVGHGETYLHPEDKLWWAKGGQLYGTSPERIAFLRRVLEEGPSEGLNPLPSEWDLPRAGVEDEYYLYYFGFNRPKFRQFTMNPEFRYKVELLDTWNMTVEVLAGSVQGTFRVDLPGRMYMAVRITRLHGDHGLEAK
- a CDS encoding ATP-dependent DNA helicase, translated to MYRKGAVGISWLQDFYNSQKKEPVKDIEPALINAIFRLYDRFPRLGLTGRTGQQDMSLDIADAYIHGRNAMIEAGVGIGKSFAYLIPGLLINQISRQPVIIATSSIQLSEQIHRDLRFIGSRLGFSMVRSVVGKGMGQYACRLRAAELSGAEASSGSPLLSLAERIMHGEINERADLKSGVSDALWSNVCVNDCRFEYCHYRSTCSFYEMRAKINAGTSEMDFIIVNQDLLIRDLIKKKEGTKGLITDRPALIVIDEAHNLEAKVRDAQTLEFTLRGTCRALEDAVQILVRRSADRSLMSSLQLVTRCLRGIFRQVEADLRLTAKQDNDRIKVSEITGLPLLRGIQILQEFRLSLSVLVSRHEREIDNAYEAVGGMLHLFQVLAGTEKRYLLWAGSPRGEATLSICPKGISQFLKHSLFNGKTPVILTSATLCQTGETLEEQYAYLTQSLGYRGEYMERQPSPFDYPHHTMMYIARNVPYYTPANREAYLEAAYKELLRLCNVTDGRALVLFSAKEDMKYVHQKLSAEKLGWALHMQREGSSQDAIIAEFRASKGVLLSTGVFWEGVNIEGSDLSHLIVFRLPFPVPADPVYEYKAAMAGDPMQEVFVPDMLLRLRQGTGRLIRSETDLGIVSILDSRLSAGARNHYREQVLAALPFRRVTEDFGVLEQFVREKGIHR
- a CDS encoding Gfo/Idh/MocA family oxidoreductase, translated to MWKIGIVGAGYWSDKHLQAWQRIPGVQIQGLCDLDSANLHRKGEVYGIPREMLYATLEEMLSSADIDIVDIITPPDTHPVLVGLAARAGKQIMCQKPFARSMEEARGMVETARAAGVRLMVTENWRWLQPVQAVRRLLDEGAAGRLQTIRYIHTDYYSPRFAPENELPQPFFREMPRLLFYEMGVHWYDTWRFLFGEPKRLYAETHKVSPYIAGEDAGLITLGYDDYMGLMDMSWATRQNLSGPLTLPVLPDHKEQLIIEGDQATIKLYSSGTLSVIDNSGTETVVSEGNGLDFEESHYRLQSHFIDCLNTGEEFQTSGEDNLKTLELVFGTYRSAAEHEVIHLG
- a CDS encoding LacI family DNA-binding transcriptional regulator — protein: MNMEELARLAGVSKGAVSLALNGKPGVGPETRKRILYLAEAYGYTGRGRAAAAEGNARTLRFLVFTNAGLVHEEYYQQPFFRELIHHIEERCRMSGYSLIFSTIEEKHYAQGIQTLMEERTSGVILLGTSLAASRIADLAEKLPGLIVLDTCFDALPVPFVEINNYMGAYQAGSYLARQGHRRIGYLASEERIHNFEERQRGFMAAIAEFQTDIQPSHILAVPPTMISSQGPLRDKLKGLLDSGQPFPTAWFCECDYIAISAMKALGELGLSIPEDVSVIGFDNINESQIVTPELTTVHVEKERMAAWAVDLFTASLHVRPAVSTKVKVDTLLIERGSCRRVEASTEL